The Juglans microcarpa x Juglans regia isolate MS1-56 chromosome 8S, Jm3101_v1.0, whole genome shotgun sequence genome has a window encoding:
- the LOC121245068 gene encoding leucoanthocyanidin reductase-like gives MCGSNSTSSSSAPSHVVSEAAAAAAAAAGRTMIIGSMGFIGRFVAEASLGSGRLTYLLVQSVPTSPSRAATLKSLQDKGAIIIHGSIENRELMEKVLREHKIEVVISAVGGDRILDQLVLVDAIKAVGTVKRFLPSEFGHDIDRADPVEPGLTMYKEKREVRRWTEAAGIPYTYICCNSIAAWPYHDNTHPADVLPPLDLFHIYGDGSVKAYFVAGTDIGKFTIKAIDDVRTINKSLHFQPSSNLLNINELASLWEKKIMRTLPKVIVSEDDLLSAANDMIIPQSIVAALTHDIFIKGCQVNYSLDKNTDVEVCSLYPDTPFRTMEECFDDFVTRINHVEAPKVVENPITSTKDAIINNVPSSKPESLAITAA, from the exons ATGTGTGGTTCAAACagtacttcttcttcttcagctcCTAGTCATGTTGTTTCCGAGGCTGCGGCTGCGGCTGCAGCTGCTGCTGGCCGTACCATGATCATCGGCTCCATGGGTTTCATTGGCCGGTTTGTTGCAGAAGCTAGCCTCGGCTCTGGCCGCCTCACTTACCTTCTTGTCCAGTCAGTACCGACATCCCCTTCCAGGGCAGCCACACTCAAATCCCTCCAAGACAAAGGAGCCATTATCATCCAT GGATCAATAGAGAATAGGGAGTTGATGGAGAAGGTCCTGAGAGAGCACAAGATCGAAGTGGTGATCTCAGCCGTTGGTGGTGATCGCATCTTAGACCAGCTCGTTTTAGTTGATGCCATTAAAGCTGTAGGAACTGTCAag aGGTTTTTACCTTCCGAGTTTGGGCACGACATAGACAGAGCGGACCCGGTGGAACCAGGGCTGACGATGTacaaggaaaagagagaagtgAGAAGGTGGACAGAGGCTGCAGGGATTCCTTATACCTACATCTGCTGCAACTCCATTGCCGCGTGGCCCTACCACGACAATACTCACCCTGCCGACGTTCTCCCACCATTGGATCTTTTCCACATTTATGGTGATGGTTCTGTCAAAG CTTATTTTGTTGCTGGTACTGACATTGGGAAATTCACAATAAAAGCCATTGATGATGTTCGAACTATCAACAAATCTCTTCATTTCCAGCCATCAAGCAATTTGCTTAACATAAACGAGCTTGCCTCTTTGTGGGAGAAGAAGATCATGCGTACACTTCCTAAGGTCATCGTTTCCGAGGATGACCTACTTTCCGCTGCCAACG ATATGATCATCCCACAAAGCATTGTTGCAGCCCTTACACATGACATTTTCATAAAGGGTTGCCAAGTAAATTATTCCTTGGATAAGAATACAGATGTTGAAGTCTGCTCTCTCTATCCTGATACACCTTTCCGAACCATGGAAGAGTGCTTTGATGACTTTGTCACCAGGATTAATCATGTTGAGGCTCCAAAAGTGGTTGAAAACCCAATCACCAGCACCAAAGATGCCATCATTAATAATGTCCCAAGTTCTAAACCAGAATCATTGGCTATCACTGCAGCATGA